A region of Vitis riparia cultivar Riparia Gloire de Montpellier isolate 1030 chromosome 12, EGFV_Vit.rip_1.0, whole genome shotgun sequence DNA encodes the following proteins:
- the LOC117925991 gene encoding receptor-like protein 7, protein MLSKLKNLTDFQLSYNNRLSLLIYASTNATFPKFRLLGLNSCNLTHIPDFLQNQDELELLFLTNNKIHGPIPKWLWNMSKDTLEILALSQNLLTGFDLLPAVLPWSKMRILDLDSNMLQGSLPVPPPSTYIYLVSGNKLTGEIPPLICNLTSLRSLDLSDNNFSGGIPQCLTNLSSSLFVLNLRGNNLHGAIPQICTNTSSLRMIDLSENQLQGQIPRSLANCIMLEELVLGNNMTNDNFPSWLGSLPRLQVLILQSNLFHGAIGSPKTKFEFSKLHIIDLSHNHFTDVEFKAPRYSWEGAYTVSMTIMNKGLSREYEKTPDILTVIDLSSNKFYGEIPESIGDPKGIQALNLSNNALTGPIPTSLANLTLLEALDLSQNKLSREIPQQLVQLTFLAYFNVSHNHLTGPIPQGKQFATFPDTSFDGNPGLCGSPLSRACGNSEASPPAPSTPKQGSSSEFDWKIVLMGYGSGLVIGISTGYCLTAWKHEWFVKTFGRRQPKWRRKARRGHRG, encoded by the exons ATGTTGTCGAAGCTCAAAAATCTCACCGACTTCCAATTATCCTACAATAATAGGTTATCATTGCTCATCTACGCCAGTACCAATGCAACCTTCCCTAAATTCAGGCTTTTAGGACTGAATTCATGCAACTTAACCCATATTCCTGATTTCCTGCAGAACCAAGATGAATTGGAGTTGCTCTTCCTTACGAATAACAAAATTCATGGTCCAATTCCAAAGTGGCTGTGGAACATGAGCAAAGACACCCTAGAGATTCTGGCCCTTTCTCAAAATCTTCTTACAGGCTTTGACCTACTTCCAGCCGTTCTTCCGTGGTCGAAGATGCGCATTTTAGACCTTGATTCTAACATGCTGCAAGGATCACTCCCAGTCCCCCCACCGTCAACCTATATCTATTTAGTCTCTGGAAATAAACTCACAGGAGAAATTCCACCATTGATCTGCAACCTGACTTCTCTTAGGTCACTTGATTTGTCTGATAACAACTTCAGTGGCGGGATTCCTCAATGCTTGACCAACCTTAGCTCTTCATTGTTTGTACTCAATCTCAGAGGCAACAACTTGCATGGTGCCATTCCTCAAATATGCACCAACACAAGCAGTTTGCGGATGATTGACTTAAGTGAGAATCAATTACAAGGGCAAATACCTAGATCACTAGCCAATTGCATCATGCTCGAGGAGCTTGTTCTTGGAAACAATATGACCAATGATAATTTCCCTTCCTGGCTGGGATCTCTCCCGAGGTTGCAGGTTCTCATTCTGCAATCCAACCTATTCCATGGTGCAATAGGGAGCCCCAAAACCAAATTTGAGTTTTCCAAGCTGCACATCATTGACCTCTCTCACAATCATTTTACAG ATGTAGAATTTAAAGCCCCACGATATTCATGGGAAGGTGCTTACACTGTCTCAATGACAATAATGAACAAAGGCTTGAGCAGGGAATATGAGAAGACCCCTGACATCTTAACGGTCATTGATCTTTCAAGCAACAAATTCTATGGAGAGATTCCGGAATCCATTGGGGATCCCAAGGGAATTCAAGCACTTAATCTTTCCAATAATGCTCTTACAGGCCCTATCCCCACATCCTTAGCAAACTTGACCCTGCTGGAGGCCTTGGACCTTTCTCAGAACAAGCTATCAAGAGAGATACCTCAGCAGCTAGTGCAGCTcactttccttgcatacttcaATGTGTCTCATAATCATCTCACAGGGCCTATACCACAAGGAAAACAATTTGCAACATTTCCAGATACTTCCTTTGATGGGAACCCGGGATTGTGTGGAAGTCCTTTGTCAAGGGCATGTGGAAATTCTGAGGCGTCACCACCAGCTCCATCAACCCCTAAACAAGGTTCATCAAGTGAATTTGATTGGAAAATTGTATTAATGGGATATGGAAGCGGACTAGTGATTGGAATTTCTACTGGGTATTGCTTGACCGCATGGAAACATGAATGGTTTGTGAAAACTTTTGGAAGGAGGCAACCAAAATGGAGGAGGAAGGCAAGAAGGGGGCATAGAGGCTGA